A genomic stretch from Pseudomonas mendocina includes:
- the ureG gene encoding urease accessory protein UreG translates to MNSQPLRVGIGGPVGSGKTALTLALCLALRDRYNLAVVTNDIYTQEDAQFLVRNEALAPERIIGVETGGCPHTAIREDASINLEAVDQLNRRFPGLDLIIVESGGDNLSATFSPELSDLTIYVIDVSAGDKLPRKGGPGICKSDLLVINKVDLAPIVGASLEVMQRDTLKMRGDKPFVFSNQKVGQGLDEIITFIERHGMLTAA, encoded by the coding sequence ATGAACAGCCAACCTCTACGCGTCGGCATCGGTGGTCCAGTCGGCTCAGGTAAAACCGCCCTGACCCTGGCCCTGTGCTTGGCCCTGCGTGACCGCTATAACCTGGCCGTGGTCACCAACGACATTTATACCCAGGAAGATGCCCAGTTTCTGGTGCGCAACGAAGCCCTCGCCCCGGAACGCATTATTGGCGTGGAAACCGGCGGTTGCCCGCACACAGCCATCCGCGAAGATGCTTCGATCAACCTGGAAGCAGTCGACCAGCTCAACCGCCGCTTTCCGGGGCTGGATCTGATCATCGTCGAGTCCGGTGGTGACAACCTTTCCGCCACCTTCAGCCCGGAACTGTCCGACCTGACTATTTATGTGATCGACGTGTCAGCCGGGGACAAGCTGCCACGTAAAGGCGGGCCGGGCATTTGCAAATCCGACCTGCTGGTTATCAACAAGGTCGACCTCGCCCCCATTGTCGGCGCCTCACTGGAAGTCATGCAGCGCGACACCCTGAAAATGCGTGGCGACAAACCGTTTGTTTTCAGCAATCAAAAGGTCGGCCAAGGCCTGGACGAAATCATCACCTTTATCGAACGCCACGGCATGTTGACTGCCGCCTGA